A single genomic interval of Alteromonas sp. BL110 harbors:
- a CDS encoding response regulator, whose amino-acid sequence MSTPILICDDSGFARRQMARSLPDGWDVDVSFAENGEQALALIKEGKGDVVFLDLNMPVMDGYQTMEAIRQQDLPCLVVVVSGDVQAQAREKMLALGALDFIRKPIDNEKLSYILSSYGIYSGESHSSGARLQKVQGLSESSAPKAKGLTSKEEQLDACREMVNIAMGRAGENLAQLLGEFIDLPIPNVNLIESNELSMAIAEINRNDSVSAVSKGFISEGISGEALVIFNDTNTQNIVELLKYPSSASSDKLALEALMDVSNILIGACLNGLSEQLNVAFSHTHPILLGQHQGLSTLLSDNVQRWGKLMAIEIGYAIKSKDISFDLLLLFPGDAMSHIYARLFDDGFIKQDKESL is encoded by the coding sequence ATGAGTACTCCAATATTGATTTGCGATGACTCGGGCTTCGCAAGGCGACAAATGGCGCGCAGTTTACCCGATGGGTGGGATGTAGATGTCTCGTTTGCCGAAAATGGTGAACAAGCCCTAGCTCTTATCAAAGAAGGTAAGGGCGACGTGGTCTTTCTCGATTTAAACATGCCGGTGATGGATGGCTACCAAACCATGGAAGCCATTCGTCAACAGGACCTGCCGTGCTTGGTGGTGGTAGTGTCTGGTGATGTTCAGGCGCAAGCGCGGGAAAAAATGCTTGCCCTAGGTGCTTTAGACTTCATCCGAAAGCCAATTGATAATGAAAAGCTCAGTTATATCTTATCTTCCTACGGCATCTATAGCGGTGAAAGCCATTCATCTGGTGCTAGGTTGCAAAAGGTGCAGGGGCTGAGTGAGTCAAGTGCGCCCAAAGCTAAAGGTTTAACAAGTAAAGAAGAGCAATTAGACGCATGCCGTGAAATGGTCAATATCGCGATGGGGCGCGCGGGAGAAAATCTAGCCCAGCTGCTAGGTGAGTTTATTGACTTACCCATACCCAATGTTAACTTAATTGAAAGCAACGAACTGTCTATGGCGATTGCCGAGATTAATCGTAATGACAGCGTTTCTGCGGTTTCAAAAGGGTTTATTAGCGAGGGTATAAGTGGTGAAGCCCTGGTTATTTTCAACGATACAAATACGCAAAACATTGTTGAGCTGTTGAAATACCCATCGTCTGCCTCATCAGATAAACTTGCCCTAGAAGCCCTTATGGACGTATCGAATATTCTAATCGGTGCTTGTTTAAATGGCTTGTCAGAACAGCTCAATGTTGCTTTTAGTCACACGCATCCTATCTTACTCGGGCAGCACCAAGGCTTATCAACGCTTTTAAGTGATAACGTACAGCGCTGGGGGAAATTAATGGCTATTGAGATTGGCTATGCAATAAAGTCGAAAGATATTTCCTTTGACCTTCTATTGTTGTTCCCTGGTGATGCTATGAGTCACATTTATGCGCGGCTGTTCGATGATGGCTTTATAAAACAAGACAAGGAAAGTCTATGA
- the rluA gene encoding bifunctional tRNA pseudouridine(32) synthase/23S rRNA pseudouridine(746) synthase RluA codes for MANPSFVYNPPMTPYLDILYQDEDMVVTHKPSGLLSVPGKALEHRDSLISRVNSVYPTATVVHRLDMATSGILVLALNKESHRHISKQFELRQTKKRYFARVHGHVAQDSGEINLPLICDWPNRPKQMVDFERGKKAVTHFDVVERTHDEKGLPYSLIALYPITGRSHQLRVHMLALGHPILGDRLYAHEEALSMASRLQLHAESLSFSHPTLRHWQHFHIPIPFSQYQPKALSESIE; via the coding sequence ATGGCAAACCCGAGTTTTGTTTATAACCCGCCTATGACGCCTTATCTTGATATTCTGTATCAAGATGAGGATATGGTGGTAACTCATAAGCCTAGCGGGCTATTGAGCGTGCCTGGTAAGGCTTTAGAGCACCGCGACTCGCTCATTAGCCGGGTGAACTCTGTATACCCCACTGCTACGGTAGTTCATCGGCTAGATATGGCGACATCGGGTATCTTAGTGCTGGCACTGAATAAAGAGAGTCATCGCCATATATCAAAACAATTTGAGCTTAGACAAACCAAAAAGCGGTATTTCGCACGGGTACACGGTCATGTAGCACAAGACAGTGGAGAGATTAATTTACCCCTTATTTGCGACTGGCCGAACAGACCGAAGCAAATGGTAGATTTCGAGCGCGGTAAGAAAGCAGTAACGCATTTTGACGTTGTCGAGCGTACCCATGATGAAAAAGGTTTGCCCTACTCTTTAATTGCCCTTTACCCCATCACAGGTCGCTCTCACCAATTGCGCGTGCATATGCTTGCTTTAGGCCACCCTATTTTAGGTGACAGACTTTATGCCCATGAAGAAGCATTATCTATGGCATCTCGCTTACAGCTACATGCAGAAAGCTTAAGCTTTTCCCACCCTACACTCAGGCATTGGCAGCATTTCCACATCCCTATTCCTTTTAGCCAGTACCAACCCAAAGCACTTTCTGAAAGTATTGAGTAG
- the rapA gene encoding RNA polymerase-associated protein RapA: MSSDSQFLVGQRWLSNTEIELGLGVVIGNDFRSVEVLYPATGEARKYTKQDAPLTRLIFEIGETVKSQDGWEMTITEKEESQGLFVYHGLREDTKAQVRLPETMLDSHIRLNQPEKRLFSQQLDNPKWFDLRERALDHQYEYLRSSTIGLAGARISLIPHQLHIASEVGGRHAPRVLLADEVGLGKTIEAALIIHQQLKTGRAERVLILVPDSLMHQWLVEMLRRVNLPFAIYDESRCEAIEKSEGLSEGLEDDEASATSTVNPFESDQLVLCSIDFLSKSEKRQQQIQAAGWDLMVVDEAHHLAWSSEAPSAEYLCVEALANQTPGVLLLTATPDQLGHESHFARLRLLDPARFHSYDAFLDEESKYSQLADAVAPLLSDAEPNDKQRSKLAEFAPDVMEHAGDLNSQENRHALLHQLIDCHGTGRMLFRNRRANIEGFPMRKLSAYELALPEVYSEAVSGADLTYSLYPERMASVVNSWTKHDPRVEWLLDFMQSVKPEKILLICASARTAQELGEVIRTQTGIRHSVFHEGMSIVERDKAAHYFADEEDGAQILLCSEIGSEGRNFQFAHHLVLFDLPITPDLLEQRIGRLDRIGQTQTVQIHVPYLAKTAQHVLLDWYHEGLNAFEKTCPTGSGVFDDVKPLLIGACLHPDDMSARDELVNMSVTLNSQLVAQLEAGRDRLLELNASGEGRVEQLLEDIITLDSEQDLSRFMGRVFDAIGVQQDEKGNDCFILMPTESMVSQLPGLDPEGMTVTYKRRVATTLENVQFLSWDHPLVHTAIDVVLTDVHGKSSMGFIAEPSLPKGAYWIETLFVLHAQAPKALQLGRFLPQTPVRVCLDAQGNPSDLSFDVKRKIGRKISSQLLKALQQPLELAIEKARKLAHHEANQKQHDALNDMHSTLNDEIQRLRDLQKRNPAVRDSEIEFIETQMNALDKVIQEADVQLDAIRIVVNNP; the protein is encoded by the coding sequence ATGAGTTCAGATAGTCAATTTTTAGTTGGTCAGCGTTGGTTAAGCAACACAGAAATAGAGCTGGGGCTGGGCGTAGTTATCGGTAACGATTTCCGTTCAGTTGAAGTGTTGTATCCGGCAACAGGCGAAGCGCGAAAATACACGAAGCAAGACGCGCCGCTTACGCGACTAATATTCGAAATTGGCGAAACGGTCAAAAGCCAAGACGGCTGGGAAATGACCATTACTGAAAAAGAAGAAAGCCAAGGTTTATTTGTATATCACGGGCTCCGGGAAGATACCAAGGCCCAAGTGCGTTTACCTGAAACCATGCTAGACAGCCACATTCGCTTAAACCAACCTGAAAAGCGCCTGTTCAGTCAGCAACTAGACAATCCGAAATGGTTCGACTTACGGGAACGCGCCCTAGATCATCAATACGAATATTTGCGTTCAAGTACTATCGGTCTTGCCGGTGCCCGCATATCGCTTATCCCACACCAGCTACACATAGCATCAGAGGTAGGCGGCAGACACGCGCCTCGCGTGTTGCTTGCTGATGAAGTAGGGCTTGGTAAAACCATTGAAGCAGCATTAATTATTCACCAGCAGCTTAAAACAGGCCGGGCCGAGCGCGTGCTTATCTTGGTTCCAGACTCGCTTATGCATCAATGGCTAGTTGAAATGCTACGCCGTGTGAACCTTCCTTTTGCCATTTACGATGAGAGTCGTTGCGAAGCAATAGAGAAGAGTGAAGGATTAAGTGAAGGCTTAGAAGATGACGAAGCGTCTGCTACAAGCACAGTAAATCCATTTGAAAGCGATCAGCTGGTACTTTGCAGTATCGACTTCCTCAGTAAAAGTGAAAAACGCCAACAGCAAATTCAAGCCGCAGGTTGGGACTTAATGGTTGTCGATGAAGCCCACCACCTTGCTTGGTCAAGTGAAGCTCCCTCTGCCGAATACCTGTGTGTTGAAGCATTAGCCAACCAAACACCTGGCGTATTGCTACTTACCGCAACGCCTGATCAACTTGGTCACGAAAGCCACTTTGCACGCTTACGCCTACTCGACCCGGCACGCTTTCATAGTTACGACGCTTTCTTAGATGAAGAATCGAAATACAGCCAACTCGCCGATGCGGTAGCGCCATTACTTTCAGACGCCGAGCCTAACGACAAACAGCGCAGCAAACTTGCTGAGTTTGCGCCCGACGTTATGGAACATGCGGGAGACTTAAACTCGCAAGAAAATCGCCATGCGTTGCTGCATCAACTTATTGACTGTCACGGTACAGGTCGCATGTTGTTCAGAAACCGTCGCGCCAATATTGAAGGCTTTCCAATGCGTAAACTAAGCGCTTATGAATTGGCACTGCCTGAAGTTTATTCAGAGGCAGTTAGCGGCGCCGACTTAACCTATTCACTCTATCCTGAGCGTATGGCAAGTGTGGTTAACAGCTGGACTAAGCACGACCCTCGCGTTGAGTGGCTGCTAGACTTTATGCAAAGCGTTAAGCCAGAAAAAATTCTGCTTATTTGCGCCAGCGCTCGTACGGCACAAGAACTAGGCGAAGTTATTCGCACGCAAACCGGCATACGCCATAGTGTATTCCACGAAGGCATGAGCATAGTAGAGCGCGATAAGGCGGCCCATTACTTTGCCGACGAAGAAGATGGCGCACAAATTTTACTGTGCAGTGAAATAGGCAGCGAAGGCCGCAACTTCCAGTTTGCTCACCACTTAGTATTGTTTGATTTACCTATTACGCCAGACCTGCTTGAACAACGCATTGGGCGTCTTGATCGTATCGGGCAAACCCAAACTGTACAAATTCACGTGCCGTATTTAGCGAAAACCGCTCAGCACGTATTGTTAGATTGGTATCACGAAGGGCTTAATGCCTTTGAGAAGACCTGTCCGACCGGCTCTGGCGTGTTCGACGACGTCAAACCTTTGCTTATTGGTGCCTGCTTACATCCTGACGATATGAGCGCCCGTGACGAGCTTGTAAACATGAGTGTTACGCTAAATAGCCAACTGGTGGCACAGCTTGAAGCCGGTCGCGATCGTCTTCTTGAGCTTAATGCCTCTGGCGAAGGCCGTGTGGAGCAATTGCTTGAAGATATTATCACCCTTGATAGCGAACAAGATTTATCGCGTTTTATGGGCCGTGTCTTTGACGCTATTGGCGTCCAGCAAGACGAAAAAGGCAACGACTGCTTTATCCTTATGCCAACCGAATCGATGGTGAGTCAGCTTCCAGGGCTTGATCCAGAGGGTATGACGGTGACTTACAAACGCCGTGTTGCTACCACGCTCGAAAACGTACAGTTTCTTAGCTGGGACCATCCGCTCGTACATACCGCTATTGATGTAGTGCTGACCGACGTTCACGGAAAAAGTAGCATGGGCTTTATTGCTGAGCCTTCTTTGCCGAAAGGCGCCTACTGGATAGAAACCCTTTTCGTGCTGCATGCACAAGCGCCGAAAGCGCTTCAATTGGGGCGCTTCTTGCCACAAACGCCGGTACGCGTTTGTTTAGATGCGCAGGGCAATCCATCTGATTTGAGCTTTGATGTTAAGCGTAAAATTGGTCGCAAGATTTCTTCTCAACTTCTAAAAGCACTGCAGCAGCCGCTTGAGCTTGCTATCGAGAAAGCACGTAAGCTTGCCCATCATGAGGCTAACCAAAAGCAGCATGATGCTCTTAACGATATGCACAGCACATTGAATGATGAAATACAGCGCTTGCGCGATCTTCAAAAGCGCAATCCTGCTGTGCGCGATAGCGAAATTGAATTTATTGAAACACAAATGAATGCGCTCGATAAGGTCATTCAGGAAGCTGATGTTCAGCTAGATGCCATACGTATTGTGGTGAACAACCCGTAG
- a CDS encoding response regulator: MSANKADPPQRKSSLVSTAFTSSKVNATAMFFGVIIISILFALNIEQQSFITNLKQKSDLEDSIITAEYRIRQFNSHTQSNNGTHTALAHQLQVTYQGLNRYLQDRWRVSSALAPVSKEEFTKAYSGLNRATAEESAKITQILLYTLIVLPPTEMKPYIDDGFSLLPLLTTLQTDENAALLRIQGLRKKMLITTLLGAVVLALWYLGAWLASKSTPKKSLRKLNKSNVRLEFADNGQDLQNKEFLKLISHEFRAPISAIISALELIPNLEDQRTRLIQQAEQSSYRLLNLTSNLTDILSNHVEDDLLVSKVDLISLLDECISPFSVRVKDKKLELNMHCSHSVPSYAETDAMALSKVIVNILDNAVKFTSTGLIDVTVTTLVKDKRVFLEIIVNDTGIGIDEQTQKHMFERFYRGEHSQSQRYPGAGIGLSVAKRSLDKLGGTLQVNSTVGVGSEFNISLPITPLEDSPSVTSTPSNAKFAIVDDLEISRLHLQSIVTKEGFSVRTFSSGANLLNLHEELLQFSGIIADLYMPGMNGLELVKTLNAIYGERVPPVIVLSATPDIANIIAKSELPIFQSFVKPIDRNRFVDAIHQLTGNKTKAIKVQAKANILVVEDEPINAEMVEYMLQSMGHDVTVSYTGDDAIGRVNETTFDCILLDINLPDISGLEVASIIKEGHPDLPIIALTANAHRNDKEASLQAGIRYHLVKPVTFQELKNTLRLALTK, encoded by the coding sequence TTGAGCGCAAACAAGGCTGATCCACCGCAACGTAAGTCATCATTGGTATCCACCGCTTTTACCTCTTCAAAAGTAAACGCTACGGCAATGTTTTTCGGTGTCATTATTATCTCAATTTTGTTTGCGCTGAACATCGAACAGCAGTCTTTTATCACTAACCTCAAGCAAAAGAGTGATTTAGAAGACAGTATAATCACCGCTGAATATCGAATTCGCCAATTCAACAGCCATACGCAAAGTAATAATGGCACTCATACCGCTTTAGCCCATCAATTACAGGTAACGTACCAAGGATTAAATCGATATCTACAAGACAGATGGAGGGTCAGCAGCGCTCTAGCCCCCGTTTCTAAAGAAGAGTTTACAAAAGCATATAGTGGCTTAAATAGAGCCACAGCCGAAGAAAGCGCCAAAATAACGCAAATATTGCTATACACGCTTATAGTGCTCCCCCCTACTGAAATGAAACCCTATATCGATGATGGCTTTAGCCTTCTTCCTCTTCTAACTACCTTACAAACGGACGAAAATGCGGCGCTACTCCGAATCCAGGGCCTGCGTAAAAAGATGTTGATAACTACCTTACTTGGCGCGGTTGTTCTGGCTCTTTGGTATCTTGGTGCTTGGCTTGCTAGCAAAAGCACACCCAAGAAATCTCTGCGAAAGCTCAACAAGTCAAATGTACGGCTTGAGTTTGCTGATAATGGACAAGACTTGCAGAACAAAGAATTTTTGAAGCTTATTAGCCATGAGTTTCGAGCGCCGATTAGCGCCATAATAAGCGCCTTAGAGCTTATTCCGAACTTGGAAGACCAGCGTACTAGGTTAATTCAACAAGCCGAGCAATCAAGCTATCGACTACTTAATCTAACCAGTAACCTTACAGATATACTCAGTAATCATGTAGAGGATGATCTTCTGGTTTCAAAGGTAGACTTGATTAGTTTGTTAGACGAATGCATCTCGCCTTTTTCGGTAAGAGTTAAAGACAAAAAACTCGAACTTAACATGCATTGTAGTCATAGCGTGCCAAGTTATGCTGAAACCGACGCTATGGCCCTTTCCAAAGTTATAGTGAATATACTTGATAATGCCGTGAAGTTTACTTCGACGGGATTAATTGACGTGACGGTTACAACGTTGGTTAAAGACAAAAGAGTCTTTCTAGAAATCATTGTTAATGACACCGGTATTGGCATTGATGAACAAACCCAAAAACACATGTTCGAGCGTTTTTATCGAGGTGAGCACTCGCAAAGTCAGCGCTACCCGGGGGCGGGAATTGGGCTATCGGTTGCTAAACGCAGTCTTGATAAACTTGGCGGTACATTACAGGTGAACAGTACGGTAGGTGTCGGTTCCGAGTTCAATATATCACTGCCAATTACGCCCCTAGAAGACTCGCCATCCGTAACATCGACGCCTTCTAATGCCAAGTTTGCCATCGTCGATGATTTAGAAATATCAAGGCTACATTTACAGTCTATAGTCACGAAAGAAGGCTTTAGCGTACGCACATTCTCATCTGGCGCCAACCTTTTAAATCTTCACGAAGAATTGCTTCAGTTCTCCGGCATCATCGCCGACCTCTATATGCCAGGAATGAATGGTCTTGAACTGGTTAAAACACTCAACGCCATTTACGGGGAGCGCGTACCGCCGGTCATCGTATTGTCTGCCACACCGGATATTGCCAATATTATCGCCAAAAGTGAGCTACCTATATTTCAGAGTTTTGTTAAGCCCATTGACAGAAACCGGTTTGTAGATGCCATCCACCAACTCACAGGGAATAAAACAAAGGCCATCAAAGTGCAGGCCAAAGCTAACATTTTAGTGGTAGAGGATGAGCCAATAAATGCAGAAATGGTGGAGTACATGCTACAAAGTATGGGCCACGATGTTACCGTAAGCTACACCGGCGACGACGCAATAGGCCGGGTAAACGAGACGACTTTTGACTGTATATTACTTGATATTAATCTGCCTGACATTAGCGGTTTGGAAGTGGCGAGTATTATAAAAGAGGGGCACCCTGACCTTCCCATCATAGCGCTAACTGCCAACGCCCACAGGAACGACAAAGAGGCTTCACTTCAGGCAGGTATTCGCTATCACCTCGTGAAGCCTGTTACCTTTCAAGAACTCAAAAACACTTTACGTCTTGCGCTTACCAAGTAG
- a CDS encoding DUF3530 family protein — protein sequence MKRHALLITFAVIVSLLPVTAHCDFFTDVSNAYLPGEVDTLMVGEDKAPVIFIEAQTPLPLGVAVVLTEPFPSSLTLAQGNSLASMLAEKGWNVVISPFNLSTNLPSVLTTEEQTSEARAESASPSMDSESIIHPRSDQLTQYLDFESTTTALTLQLSALDNYLQDKTGYRMVIAQGMLASAYLTAIEVQPGLQPDSLVAISPFWPQEKTNNLVIDTIAKASFPILDLSLINFNDWEASTALKRKVRAKNELKLHYRQVHLPNNSLTFSIKEINKTPNIHIVANTIIGWTRHLGW from the coding sequence ATGAAAAGGCACGCTCTCCTTATAACATTTGCAGTTATCGTCTCGCTGCTGCCTGTGACGGCTCATTGTGATTTTTTCACAGATGTAAGTAATGCCTATTTGCCCGGTGAAGTGGACACGTTAATGGTAGGCGAAGACAAAGCCCCTGTTATTTTCATTGAGGCACAAACTCCGCTCCCTTTGGGTGTTGCAGTGGTACTCACTGAGCCCTTTCCATCTAGTCTTACTCTTGCTCAAGGTAACAGCTTAGCGAGTATGCTTGCTGAGAAAGGATGGAACGTAGTTATCAGCCCATTTAATTTGTCGACAAACTTACCATCAGTTCTAACTACTGAAGAACAAACCAGTGAAGCGCGAGCAGAAAGCGCATCTCCATCGATGGATAGCGAATCAATCATCCACCCTAGAAGTGATCAACTGACTCAGTACCTTGACTTTGAATCAACGACGACGGCACTAACCCTGCAACTCAGTGCTTTAGATAATTATTTGCAAGATAAAACCGGATACCGCATGGTCATTGCGCAAGGAATGCTTGCTTCGGCCTACTTGACTGCAATAGAAGTGCAGCCTGGTTTACAACCAGACTCGCTTGTCGCTATATCGCCATTTTGGCCACAAGAAAAAACAAATAACTTAGTGATTGATACTATCGCGAAAGCGAGCTTTCCTATTCTTGACCTGTCTTTAATAAACTTTAACGACTGGGAAGCAAGCACCGCACTGAAAAGAAAGGTTCGCGCAAAAAACGAACTAAAGTTGCATTATAGACAAGTCCACCTGCCAAATAATTCTTTAACCTTTAGTATAAAAGAAATCAACAAAACTCCAAACATTCATATAGTTGCAAATACCATCATAGGCTGGACCAGACATCTAGGCTGGTAA
- a CDS encoding AmpG family muropeptide MFS transporter, which produces MAQYPFELPLKAEVLLTALKTFNDKRYLTIFLFGISSGFPWIMIGSVLSAWLKDEGLSRSAIGLFGIIFATYSFNFLWSPLVDKLKPPLLGQRRGWIFLMQSGVVLLCLAMSQLTANQDLFYVALIGLLIAIASATQDIAIDGFRIDCIEKEDKDGMSAASSVATAGWWTGYGGLGAIPFFLADLTSWTWPDIYLLLGVIMASLAIATAFANEPAVNREALLEKVTSPDANKSAVINWISTTLITPFSEFFNRNGVKLAASFLLFIFLFKIGEAFLGRMSIVFYKEVGFSNSDIATYSKLLNWWVTIIFSLLGGLVNIRYGIYRGLMIAGVAMAASNLLFALIAQTGPSTSLLAITVIVDGFTGAWSTVAMVAFISLLCNRAFSATQYALMASLSVAGRTLVASSSGLVVDSLNGNWSLFFILTAVMVMPSLCFLYSIREHIKRVEAP; this is translated from the coding sequence GTGGCTCAATACCCTTTTGAGTTACCGCTGAAGGCCGAAGTATTGCTTACTGCATTAAAAACGTTCAACGACAAACGCTACCTAACGATTTTTCTATTTGGCATTTCCAGTGGTTTTCCTTGGATCATGATTGGTTCAGTGTTATCGGCTTGGCTAAAAGATGAAGGTTTATCGCGTTCGGCAATTGGTCTTTTTGGTATTATCTTCGCCACCTACTCATTTAATTTTCTATGGTCGCCTCTTGTCGATAAGCTTAAGCCACCCTTGTTAGGACAACGGCGCGGCTGGATCTTTTTGATGCAAAGCGGTGTTGTTTTACTGTGTCTGGCCATGTCCCAACTTACCGCAAACCAAGACTTATTCTACGTAGCCTTAATTGGTTTATTAATTGCCATTGCTTCTGCCACCCAAGATATTGCTATTGATGGATTTCGTATTGATTGCATTGAAAAAGAAGATAAAGATGGTATGTCTGCTGCTTCATCTGTGGCAACAGCCGGGTGGTGGACGGGCTATGGTGGCCTTGGCGCTATCCCCTTTTTCTTGGCCGACCTCACTTCTTGGACATGGCCAGATATTTACTTATTGCTTGGCGTTATCATGGCTTCTTTGGCAATAGCTACCGCCTTCGCAAACGAACCCGCTGTTAATAGGGAAGCCTTGCTGGAGAAGGTAACGAGTCCAGACGCTAATAAATCTGCTGTAATTAACTGGATAAGCACAACACTCATAACACCATTTTCGGAGTTCTTTAACCGAAACGGTGTAAAGCTGGCCGCTTCATTCTTGTTGTTTATTTTTCTTTTTAAAATTGGTGAAGCTTTTTTAGGTCGTATGAGCATTGTCTTCTACAAAGAAGTCGGTTTTTCCAATAGCGATATCGCCACTTACTCAAAGTTACTTAACTGGTGGGTGACCATTATATTCTCTCTACTTGGCGGGTTAGTAAACATTCGCTATGGCATTTACCGAGGGCTGATGATTGCGGGTGTCGCCATGGCGGCTTCAAACCTACTCTTTGCTCTTATCGCACAGACTGGACCTTCAACTTCACTGTTAGCCATCACAGTAATTGTCGATGGTTTTACCGGAGCATGGAGCACTGTTGCTATGGTCGCCTTTATATCGCTATTATGTAACCGCGCTTTTAGCGCAACACAATATGCACTTATGGCCTCACTAAGTGTTGCAGGACGAACATTAGTTGCTTCTAGCAGTGGTTTGGTTGTTGATAGCCTTAACGGAAACTGGAGTTTGTTTTTCATTTTGACAGCTGTCATGGTGATGCCTAGCCTTTGCTTTTTATATTCAATAAGGGAGCATATAAAGCGCGTTGAAGCGCCATAA
- a CDS encoding sensor domain-containing diguanylate cyclase, with amino-acid sequence MNASIGTLAAEALVSSPHVPAQLLDSIEVGIAVIDRNFNVQVWNKFLENHSAKKANAIIGTSLFSHFPEIEEKWLRTKIDPVFNLKSPVFIIWEQRPYLLKFDCNRPVTCAAEFMYQNVTMFPIVDKSGRVERFCMLVYDVTEQALGKLGMEHLNEELKTASRVDGLTGLFNRRYWQERFDEMHKLCVRREKPSTALMLDIDHFKRINDTYGHQAGDKVIKMLAALIKRCVRETDLAGRYGGEEFAIILNDSTVDDAKAVAERIRQFAQRLVVEHEGESINFTVSLGLAQFSPDFKESMAWLECADQALYQAKENGRNQYRIYT; translated from the coding sequence ATGAACGCTTCAATTGGTACACTCGCTGCAGAGGCTCTCGTTAGTTCACCTCACGTACCTGCACAATTACTCGATTCAATTGAAGTAGGCATTGCGGTAATTGATCGCAACTTCAACGTGCAAGTTTGGAATAAGTTTCTCGAGAACCATAGTGCTAAGAAAGCAAACGCTATTATTGGTACTAGCTTATTTTCACACTTTCCAGAAATAGAAGAGAAGTGGCTGCGGACCAAAATTGACCCTGTATTTAATTTAAAAAGCCCAGTGTTTATCATTTGGGAGCAACGCCCTTACTTATTAAAATTCGATTGTAATCGTCCGGTCACTTGCGCCGCAGAATTTATGTACCAAAACGTGACCATGTTCCCTATCGTAGATAAAAGCGGGCGAGTAGAGCGGTTTTGTATGCTGGTTTACGATGTTACCGAACAGGCCCTGGGTAAATTAGGGATGGAGCATCTTAACGAAGAGTTGAAAACGGCAAGCCGGGTCGATGGGCTTACTGGGCTATTTAACCGCCGCTATTGGCAAGAACGCTTTGATGAAATGCACAAGCTATGCGTTCGCCGTGAAAAGCCCAGTACCGCACTTATGCTGGATATCGACCATTTTAAGCGCATTAATGATACCTACGGGCATCAGGCTGGCGACAAAGTGATAAAAATGCTTGCTGCATTGATTAAACGCTGTGTGCGGGAAACCGATCTTGCGGGGCGTTATGGCGGTGAGGAATTTGCTATTATCCTCAACGATTCAACGGTAGACGATGCAAAAGCGGTAGCCGAGCGCATTCGTCAATTTGCACAGCGCTTAGTGGTTGAGCATGAGGGCGAGTCGATAAATTTCACGGTAAGCCTTGGGCTTGCCCAGTTCTCTCCCGACTTCAAGGAATCGATGGCATGGCTTGAATGCGCTGACCAAGCGCTTTATCAGGCGAAAGAAAACGGTCGAAATCAGTACCGTATCTACACTTAG